Within the Magnetospirillum sp. genome, the region CTGCATGTTGCGGTCGCGCCGCACAAGCGGATCGTAGATGTGATGGTGCATGTTGGAGGTGAAGCTCTCCGTATGCGCATAGGGGTCCATCGTGGCGATGTCGCCCTGCGAGGACCAGCGCAGCGTTTGCGCTTGCGCGGACGAAGCCGCCGACACGCCTGCCGCAACGCCGATCGCGAGCAGCGTCTTGAAGATCGTCATTTCCCGAACCCCCCTGGTTTTTACGTTTGCCCAGCTTTTACGTTTGTATGCCGACAGGGTTCGCTTGGAAGCGGCCCGCTGTCAAGAACCCCATCCCATTTACGTGCAAACGATGCACCATGCCCCGAAGGCGCGCGCCCGAAATAGGTTACCTTGCGCGACAACCTGCGACCGTCGCCGATTTATCCCCTTGATGTTGCAGGGACGTAACCACGGCGACGATTTCGGTTACATGTTTCCGAACCCGCCAAAAGGCGCGTTTGGCCATTCTCTTTATTCACTTTTCAAACAGCACACGGCGCCGGGGGAGGGTCCGGCGCAAGATGCGCAATTCAAGCACAGGAGAAGGTTCATTTCAAGAACAGAGAAATTTAGCTTAGAAAAGAAATGTTACTTGAAATTGAAATGACGCTCCAGCGCCAACGCTCAAACAGGGGGATTTGCAAAGCTACCTGTACAAGGACGCCAAAGTCGGGCGACGCGACGGAAAGACAAGTATTGAGTCCCATAATCCGCCAATTCGAATCAGGCGCTCAAGCGAGTGAGCAGAATGAGATCCGCCGCGAACCGACCGAATTTGGGAGGCTTATTTGTTGGTATGCCCTCCCGTCGATTCCGGTGTGCCGTCGAGTTTCTTGTACTGCGCCAGCAGCGACCTCATCTTCTCGTCTCCGCCGGGCCGTGGGAAGGCCTCGCACATACCCTCGAGGGCGAACATCATCGCAGTACATGAGGCACGCAGCGCGTCGTCTATTCCTTCGTCATCTGGGCCGTACCGCAGTTCTTTCACTCGGCCATGCTCATCTTTGACAACGTGCCGCTGAAGGCTGTCCAATGTGCAATGTACGCCATCGTTGCTTAATGGCCTGTAGACCATCTGATAAAGGTGATCGAGTTGGTTTTCCCGAGCGATCGCTTCCCATTTCAGGCCGTCGGCTGTCTCGTTAGCGAGAGACTGCAAAAACTCAACCACCTTTTTGGTGTTCTCCGCGTTCAGCCAGTCGGCCCGCTCGCCCTCCCGGAGCGTCGCCGCCATGTTCTTCCGCTTTGAGCGGAAGTCAGAAGCCATTTTTTCGAGGAACTGCCCATCCTTGTTGATCGCGCGGATGGCGATTGCTCGCTCCGCAGCGGTCCTAGCGAGGGAGCGGACGTCGTTTACCTTTCCGCGCTCAGCGAGCCACAAGGTAGACTCGAACGTCTCGCGACATTGGGCGAATGCGCACCACGATAGCAGCTTTGAATCGTCGGACAGCTTGACCGTAGATGTCAACATCACTTCGGTGGAGAACTTAAGCAACTCGTCCGCCAATGCGAACCAGCCTGAAAATCTAGGGTCTGCTCTGAAATCAATCGTCGCCATCCTTGTCCTCGACAGCTTCGGTTCGCCATTTCGGCGAAGTTATACTTAATCGAGAATCTTCGCGACACTATACCCCATCGAGAAACCGCTCCGACGGCACGCCGCTTAGCAAGGCCGACTGATAAAACTGCATCGCCGACCAGCTGCCGGGGCGGTGGGGAGTCTCGGACACCAACTGCGCGCTCGGGGCAGCGCTCACGTCGAACCGGCGTCGCTCAGAAAATCAACTGACAGCGGGTGCCGCGACCGGCGCCAAGGCGTTGAATGAGGCCGGCCTTGAGAAGGGCAACCAGCACGTTCTGGACGGTGCGCCGCACTAAGCCGGTTTCTGCCATGAGACCCGCCGGCGTCAGGCGTTGTTCCGATGCTGAACGGAAGCAGGCGAGCACCCGAACCGCACTCTCGGATAGCTTTTGCAGGGAAGCATAGCGCTCCCGCAGTGCTTCGATGCCGCACAGCGCTTTGTCCAAAATTTTGGGGAAAACCACGCCAGTGCCGCGAAGCCAATGGGCCTGCGGATCGACCCATAATGCACCTGACGACGACGGTGCAATATGGTGCATTTCAGCGGCAAGCTAGAACCCAGCGAAACCGCGTCCGAAGCCTGAAAGATTTCTTATGACTGGTTTCGGCGGCACGCGCCCCGATCAATGGGCCATGCCGCCGCTCAACGTCGCTTGCGTTTACACGCCGATCAGCAGGGCCACGCCGGCAACCGCCATCGCGGCCCCACCGAAACGCACCGCCGTCGGACGAACCGAGGCGGCGAAAGCCGCAAGCGCGATACCGGCCACATGCAGCATGGCACTCGCCGCGAGGAAGCCTGCGGCATAACCGGCCGCACCGGCAGCGGCCGGCAATTCGGCGCCGTGC harbors:
- a CDS encoding DUF5677 domain-containing protein; translation: MATIDFRADPRFSGWFALADELLKFSTEVMLTSTVKLSDDSKLLSWCAFAQCRETFESTLWLAERGKVNDVRSLARTAAERAIAIRAINKDGQFLEKMASDFRSKRKNMAATLREGERADWLNAENTKKVVEFLQSLANETADGLKWEAIARENQLDHLYQMVYRPLSNDGVHCTLDSLQRHVVKDEHGRVKELRYGPDDEGIDDALRASCTAMMFALEGMCEAFPRPGGDEKMRSLLAQYKKLDGTPESTGGHTNK